The proteins below are encoded in one region of Bremerella sp. P1:
- a CDS encoding DNA integrity scanning protein DisA nucleotide-binding domain protein, with translation MKYQKLSSQFTEFLKLAIRMLEIAEADAVLIFVDGQPDWDKLKEVADNHKVIVAADREEFLEGVEETDLHGVVVELEESPILEKLMHALVEAVANDQLSTGAKVVALYSGFDEERIDTISFIRLDERLGRLTSRDLRKLETSVPLETLKFVVDLAVEIGREGREGKPVGTCFVVGDHRKVLANSAPSGFDPLKGYAKKDRNIADRSVRENLKEIAQLDGAFVVAADGTVEAAGRMLDVTSASVTLSKGLGARHWAAAAISKKTKGISIAVSESNGTVRLFQEGEVVLRIEPSRRAMKWKDLDFDNIQSAND, from the coding sequence ATGAAATATCAAAAGCTCTCGAGTCAGTTCACCGAGTTTCTTAAGCTCGCGATTCGAATGCTCGAAATCGCTGAGGCGGACGCGGTACTCATCTTCGTGGATGGCCAGCCAGATTGGGATAAGCTCAAAGAGGTAGCCGATAACCACAAGGTCATCGTTGCTGCCGATCGCGAAGAGTTCTTAGAGGGCGTCGAAGAGACCGACCTGCACGGCGTGGTGGTTGAACTGGAAGAGAGCCCGATCCTCGAAAAGTTAATGCACGCACTGGTCGAGGCCGTCGCCAACGATCAATTGTCGACCGGGGCCAAGGTGGTTGCCCTCTACAGCGGCTTCGACGAAGAGCGCATCGACACGATCAGCTTCATTCGCCTGGACGAACGCCTGGGACGCTTGACCTCGCGAGACCTTCGTAAGCTTGAAACAAGTGTCCCCCTGGAAACGCTCAAGTTCGTCGTCGACCTGGCGGTCGAGATTGGTCGCGAAGGCCGCGAAGGGAAACCGGTGGGTACCTGCTTCGTGGTGGGTGATCATCGCAAGGTGCTGGCCAATAGCGCCCCCAGTGGTTTCGATCCACTGAAAGGTTACGCCAAGAAGGATCGCAACATCGCCGATCGCAGCGTTCGCGAGAACCTCAAGGAGATCGCCCAGCTTGACGGAGCTTTTGTGGTGGCCGCCGATGGCACGGTCGAAGCGGCTGGTCGGATGCTGGACGTTACCTCCGCCAGTGTGACCTTAAGCAAAGGTCTCGGTGCTCGTCACTGGGCCGCGGCCGCGATTAGCAAGAAGACCAAGGGCATCTCGATTGCCGTGAGCGAGTCGAACGGAACGGTTCGCTTGTTTCAGGAAGGGGAAGTCGTCCTCCGCATCGAGCCTTCGCGGCGCGCGATGAAGTGGAAGGACCTCGACTTCGACAATATTCAAAGCGCGAACGACTAA